A portion of the uncultured Bacteroides sp. genome contains these proteins:
- a CDS encoding DUF6452 family protein → MKNLVKFILFITIAGSIIGASVSSCAEESNCALDGRPTLNCYMYKIVSNVVKKDTLDSLTITAFGTDSIIINNQKKVRDILLPLRYTVDSTIFVLRYSKTLTDTIIVWHTNTAKFISMDCGYQMQQSVTRASYTKHNLDSIYISNEDANTLKTENFKLFY, encoded by the coding sequence ATGAAGAATTTGGTAAAATTTATACTTTTCATAACGATTGCAGGATCAATCATTGGAGCAAGCGTCTCTTCTTGTGCCGAAGAGAGTAATTGTGCCCTGGATGGACGACCTACACTGAATTGTTATATGTACAAGATAGTCTCTAACGTTGTAAAAAAAGATACGCTCGATTCTTTGACTATCACAGCATTTGGTACAGACTCTATCATTATCAATAATCAGAAAAAGGTGCGCGACATCTTATTACCCCTTCGATACACTGTCGATTCTACCATATTCGTCTTACGCTATAGCAAAACCCTAACTGACACCATCATCGTGTGGCACACGAATACCGCTAAGTTCATATCGATGGACTGCGGCTACCAAATGCAACAAAGCGTAACCAGAGCAAGTTATACCAAACATAATTTAGATTCAATTTATATATCAAATGAAGATGCCAACACTCTTAAAACTGAGAATTTTAAGCTTTTCTATTAA
- a CDS encoding DUF6048 family protein: MKMPTLLKLRILSFSIKFVLFLLISSSLHAQSTRPIGKSPAKDKKKEEPKIEFPLYNGTYISGDLYGLGSNLLGGDFLSSEVSVDVNLKNKFFPVVELGYGTTDAWSDDEGIRYKSSAPYLRVGMNFNMMYKKKTENIFYVGLRYGLTSFKYDVSTPSFTDPIWNDGISNPGLEDGIWGGSTPYSHTGLKGSMQWFELVVGVRAQIYKNFLMGWSVRMKYRTSSSASKYADPWYVPGFGTYGSSQMGLTYSLIYKLPY, from the coding sequence ATGAAGATGCCAACACTCTTAAAACTGAGAATTTTAAGCTTTTCTATTAAGTTCGTACTCTTTCTTTTGATAAGTTCGTCTTTACATGCGCAAAGTACAAGACCAATAGGAAAAAGTCCTGCAAAAGATAAGAAAAAAGAAGAACCCAAAATAGAATTCCCGCTTTATAATGGAACCTATATCAGTGGAGACCTCTACGGGCTGGGAAGTAATCTTTTGGGAGGTGACTTCTTAAGCTCTGAGGTGAGCGTAGACGTAAACCTGAAAAACAAATTCTTTCCTGTAGTAGAACTTGGATATGGCACCACCGATGCGTGGAGTGATGACGAGGGAATACGCTATAAAAGTAGCGCTCCCTATCTTCGTGTGGGCATGAACTTCAATATGATGTACAAGAAAAAGACTGAAAACATCTTTTATGTTGGGCTTCGTTATGGCCTCACCAGTTTCAAATATGATGTAAGCACACCCTCATTTACCGACCCGATATGGAATGATGGAATATCCAATCCGGGGTTAGAAGATGGCATCTGGGGCGGAAGCACTCCTTATAGCCATACCGGACTGAAAGGTAGCATGCAATGGTTTGAACTAGTAGTCGGAGTGCGTGCTCAGATTTACAAAAACTTCCTGATGGGATGGTCGGTCCGAATGAAATATCGCACCTCTTCTTCTGCTAGTAAGTATGCCGACCCTTGGTATGTACCTGGATTTGGCACTTATGGCAGTTCTCAAATGGGACTCACCTACTCTCTGATCTACAAACTACCTTATTAA
- a CDS encoding triple tyrosine motif-containing protein: protein MLFRLLSFLVFSNMTILHASADWNNFIINYNKSLYGKGSQTWRIASYNSSWIYFGNKNGMLQFDGNSWNVFPLHNKSDVRSVLPSVSQKRIYVGGINEFGYFRPGMGGELVYTCLSDSILGAERFIGNIWRIHENDNILYFQGDGKILKYLNGKYTAIEAQSKIECSDMVNGVLYIGTDKGVYVLVGNTFFPLQGAESLITKRIRGIIPHKKGVIVVTAYDGLYYCDGKVSIPFVTGAELFLRENETFCVATSGDLIALGTVHKGVILINRKTLALKYFNENNGLQNNTVLSVSFDALNNLWAGLDNGIDYVCLNSSLTNLYTYPYSFGTGYAALLAGNTLYLGTNRGLYYTKYPVEQTDKLPDIRAVSNSSGQVWDLCKVGDDLFCFHDRGLFLIQGTTMKRIGNISGTWSCKPAMGTDNKMLVGVYDGMYILEKKGQEWRVVRKIDGLFDSCRFFEQESPRILWVFNSDKTLRVQLSADLSRVINIRIYGVDKGFPTDRDVYVSKINGNIYFATPKGIYQYNGKTDRMEHNREMDNLLNGVNPYSRLLEYNNHLISLSHKEICIANLRTYKKGSGTSIIPIELPAVELVQGAERIIPITDSLMVIPNDNGFALCKVPSSITKREVKQSMYIRKVFISYPKDSLIYMGNFLDEKETPQIPFSHNSIRIEYGISSFTQVEEVSYQYRLNQNDWSDFTNSHTKEYSSLPEGEYTFEVKAIFQNGRTVTDTFSFQILPPWYRTSIAYAAYFIFFLLGLWFIYKWDTVRMTRKKFQAVVEKEKELLNLEREYEEENARKERQIMELEKDKLEHELQHKSQEMANLMINFVRKNEILTEIKSDLFKVISILKGDGSKEPKQMLLLTNNKIESNIQSDDVLKRIEEQFDLIHNNFMKHLQEKHPDLSVNERMMCAYLKMNLSSKEIAPLLNISIRGVETIRYRLRKKFGLDREDSLIDYLNTEL from the coding sequence ATGCTCTTTCGATTGCTATCCTTTCTGGTCTTTTCGAATATGACCATTTTGCATGCGTCTGCTGATTGGAATAATTTTATTATAAATTACAATAAGAGCTTATATGGTAAAGGCTCTCAGACTTGGCGAATAGCTTCTTACAACAGTAGTTGGATCTATTTTGGGAATAAAAATGGAATGTTGCAGTTTGATGGAAATTCATGGAACGTATTTCCGCTGCACAATAAGTCAGATGTTCGTTCTGTTCTTCCGTCTGTAAGCCAGAAACGTATTTATGTTGGTGGTATCAATGAATTTGGTTACTTCAGACCCGGAATGGGAGGAGAGCTTGTCTATACCTGTCTTTCTGACTCAATCTTAGGTGCTGAGCGTTTTATAGGCAATATTTGGAGAATTCATGAGAATGATAATATTCTTTATTTTCAAGGAGATGGTAAGATTCTGAAATATCTGAATGGAAAATATACTGCTATAGAGGCACAGAGTAAGATTGAGTGTTCAGATATGGTAAATGGCGTTTTATATATCGGCACAGATAAAGGAGTCTATGTACTGGTCGGAAATACTTTCTTTCCTTTACAGGGAGCTGAATCTCTCATCACGAAGCGGATAAGGGGTATTATTCCTCATAAAAAGGGAGTGATCGTAGTGACGGCTTATGATGGATTGTATTATTGTGACGGTAAGGTTAGCATTCCTTTTGTGACCGGTGCCGAGTTATTTTTGAGAGAAAATGAAACTTTTTGTGTTGCTACTTCAGGAGATCTGATTGCTCTGGGCACGGTGCATAAGGGTGTGATATTGATAAATCGCAAGACTCTTGCTCTAAAATACTTCAATGAAAATAACGGTTTGCAAAACAATACTGTTTTATCGGTTTCATTTGATGCACTGAATAATCTTTGGGCTGGTTTGGATAATGGCATTGACTATGTTTGCTTAAATTCTTCATTGACCAACTTGTATACGTATCCATATTCGTTTGGAACAGGTTATGCAGCACTTCTGGCAGGAAATACGTTGTATTTGGGCACAAACAGGGGGCTTTATTACACAAAATACCCTGTTGAACAAACGGATAAATTGCCTGATATTCGTGCTGTGTCTAATTCTAGCGGGCAGGTTTGGGATCTTTGTAAGGTGGGGGATGATTTATTCTGTTTTCACGATAGGGGCCTTTTTCTTATACAGGGGACAACGATGAAGCGAATTGGTAACATATCCGGCACGTGGTCTTGTAAACCGGCAATGGGTACGGACAATAAGATGCTCGTAGGCGTGTATGATGGGATGTATATACTCGAGAAAAAAGGGCAGGAGTGGAGAGTTGTGCGAAAGATTGATGGTCTGTTTGATTCATGCCGTTTCTTTGAACAGGAATCTCCCCGCATTCTTTGGGTATTTAACTCGGACAAAACCCTCAGAGTGCAGTTAAGTGCTGATTTATCTCGTGTCATCAATATTAGAATTTATGGCGTTGATAAAGGATTCCCGACTGATAGGGATGTCTATGTCAGTAAGATTAATGGCAATATCTATTTTGCTACTCCGAAAGGGATTTATCAATACAATGGCAAGACGGATCGGATGGAACATAATCGGGAGATGGATAATCTACTGAATGGTGTGAACCCTTATTCTCGATTGCTAGAGTACAATAATCATCTGATTAGTTTGAGTCATAAGGAAATATGCATTGCAAACTTGCGCACCTATAAAAAAGGATCAGGAACAAGTATCATACCGATTGAGCTTCCCGCTGTGGAGCTGGTGCAGGGGGCAGAACGAATTATTCCGATTACAGATTCCTTGATGGTTATTCCCAACGATAATGGTTTTGCCTTGTGCAAGGTACCTTCTTCAATAACCAAAAGAGAAGTGAAACAATCAATGTATATCAGGAAGGTCTTTATCTCTTATCCGAAAGATTCATTAATCTATATGGGCAATTTTTTGGATGAAAAAGAAACTCCGCAAATACCTTTCTCGCATAATTCAATTCGTATAGAATATGGTATCTCTTCTTTTACTCAAGTAGAAGAAGTTAGTTACCAATACAGACTGAACCAAAATGATTGGTCCGATTTTACCAACTCACACACCAAGGAATATAGTAGTCTGCCCGAAGGTGAATACACTTTTGAAGTTAAGGCTATCTTTCAGAACGGAAGGACGGTTACAGATACTTTTTCATTTCAGATATTACCGCCATGGTATCGCACAAGCATAGCTTATGCGGCGTATTTTATCTTTTTCTTATTAGGATTGTGGTTTATTTATAAATGGGATACAGTGAGAATGACCCGCAAGAAGTTCCAGGCTGTAGTGGAGAAGGAGAAGGAACTTCTAAATCTGGAGAGAGAGTATGAAGAGGAGAATGCCCGTAAAGAAAGACAGATCATGGAATTGGAGAAGGACAAATTGGAACATGAACTGCAACACAAGAGTCAGGAGATGGCTAACCTGATGATTAATTTTGTTCGCAAGAATGAGATACTGACTGAGATAAAATCAGATCTGTTTAAGGTAATATCTATACTAAAAGGCGATGGTTCAAAGGAACCTAAGCAAATGTTGCTGCTAACAAATAATAAGATTGAATCGAACATTCAGTCGGATGATGTCTTGAAACGTATCGAAGAACAGTTTGATTTGATTCACAATAACTTCATGAAACACCTGCAAGAGAAGCATCCTGATTTGTCAGTGAATGAACGAATGATGTGCGCTTATTTGAAAATGAATCTCTCGTCTAAGGAAATAGCGCCTCTGCTTAATATCTCTATTCGTGGAGTAGAAACGATTCGTTATCGTTTAAGAAAGAAATTTGGCCTTGATCGAGAAGATAGCCTGATTGATTATCTGAATACAGAGCTTTAA
- a CDS encoding glycosyltransferase family 2 protein — protein MDISVVIPLFNEEESLPELYAWIERVMKANSFSYEVIFINDGSTDRSWEIIEKLKAEAGDAVKGIKFRRNYGKSPALYCGFKQAQGNVIITMDADLQDSPDEIPGLYKMITDEGYDLVSGWKQKRYDPLSKTIPTKVFNATARKVSGIKNLHDFNCGLKAYRKAVVKNIEVYGEMHRYIPYLAKNAGFKLIGEKVVQHQARKYGTTKFGLNRFVNGYLDLISLWFLSAFGVKPMHFFGLLGSLMFILGFISVVVVGVSKLYNMYSGMPYHLVTESPYFYLSLTAMIIGTQLFLAGFLGELISRNAPERNNYQIEDSI, from the coding sequence ATGGATATATCTGTTGTAATTCCTTTGTTCAATGAAGAAGAATCACTTCCCGAATTATATGCCTGGATTGAAAGGGTAATGAAAGCAAATAGCTTCTCTTACGAAGTGATTTTTATCAATGATGGAAGTACTGATCGTTCGTGGGAGATTATTGAAAAATTAAAAGCTGAAGCAGGTGATGCCGTAAAAGGGATAAAATTTCGCCGCAATTATGGAAAATCGCCCGCACTGTATTGCGGATTCAAGCAAGCACAAGGCAATGTCATCATCACGATGGATGCAGATCTTCAAGATAGCCCCGACGAGATACCCGGACTATACAAGATGATCACTGATGAAGGCTATGATCTGGTATCGGGTTGGAAACAAAAAAGATATGATCCATTATCTAAAACCATACCAACTAAAGTCTTTAATGCGACAGCGCGCAAAGTATCGGGCATTAAGAATTTGCACGACTTTAATTGCGGATTAAAAGCGTATCGCAAAGCAGTAGTTAAAAACATTGAAGTATACGGAGAGATGCATCGCTATATCCCCTATCTAGCTAAAAATGCCGGATTCAAACTGATAGGCGAAAAGGTAGTGCAACACCAAGCACGGAAATACGGAACGACTAAATTCGGACTAAACCGCTTTGTCAACGGTTATTTGGATTTAATTTCTCTTTGGTTTCTTTCTGCTTTTGGCGTGAAGCCTATGCACTTTTTCGGCCTATTGGGTTCTCTGATGTTTATTCTTGGATTTATATCTGTCGTTGTGGTAGGTGTATCAAAGCTTTATAACATGTACAGCGGAATGCCTTATCACTTAGTGACTGAATCTCCTTACTTCTATCTTTCGCTTACTGCCATGATTATAGGTACACAATTGTTTCTCGCAGGTTTCTTGGGAGAGTTAATCTCTAGAAATGCACCCGAACGCAATAATTATCAAATCGAAGATAGCATTTAA
- a CDS encoding TonB-dependent receptor — translation MKKLLSFFFLLGITLTVFSQNIQIKGVVVSGQDNEPLPGVNVVVKGTTNGTITDLDGQFVLNVPSDCVLLVSYIGYKRQEIAVKNSRSFRIVLQEDTETLNEVVVVGYGVQKKSVVTAAISRVSADELNAAKPSRVEDALKGKVSGVQITQSSGQPGSDSKVRIRGIGTVNNSDPLYIVDGMPVDGGINYLNPVDIQSVEILKDAASAAIYGARAANGVVLVTTKSGTTGKTTINYDFSYGWQNPWKKKSVLNATEYMTIMNEMDVNDGNAPRYTQEQATSAGKGTDWQDETFNYDAPIQQHQVSISGGSDKAQYFLSLGYFNQEGIVGGNYGKSNYERWSLRSNTTYTVFEDNTRKFLNKLKVGVNIGYSRGTSTGIEANSEYGSILGSAVAFSPLVSVYADNVTKIGRQIAGETVEKTAAGWILYDYPTAVTDKNGNVFSLPPTGYQELANPVAQLNSPSVTKNNEDKFVGSFWAELAILPGLKLKSSYGADLAFWGADGYGFKYYMGSMKKNEQSWVQSEMNRGFKWQVENVLTYNATFAAKHNLTVVLGQSAQKYSVRKLGGNDYDLLETDPSKANINSAIGDRDLERVWGGTDGYNFTALASYFGRLDYNFAERYMLQLTLRRDGSSRFGSNHKWATFPAVSVGWNIWNEPYLESLKPDWFDSFKIRASWGRNGNENIGNFRYAALMDGGQNYYFGGGYSVKDKSKGGVMQYGSSPAALANANIKWEESEQIDLGFDARFFNTKWNFGFDYFKKKTNGMLMDQPIPSYVGQSAPMSNLGKMENWGVEFETGWKQTLKDFSYHISANASYLKNKLINLGNASGETNYESAGASGVGDYVHAKNGELWPYFYGMKTNGLFQNQAEVDAYINDKGEKMQADAKPGDVRFVDYNKDGKVNDDDRTKIGKGMPDWTFGLTLGAEWKGFDVNLFFQGTLGNDIFDFAQRGDIPAMNRPSWILDRWMGEGTSNKIPRMTSANSNKNWRSSDLYVKDGSYMRLKTAQLGYTLPVFLTKKFSVQRLRVYVSAENLITITGYDGFDPELASGNYTTLGVDKGIYPQSRTISLGANITF, via the coding sequence ATGAAAAAGTTATTATCCTTCTTTTTTCTATTAGGGATTACACTTACTGTATTTTCTCAAAACATACAGATAAAGGGTGTAGTTGTGAGTGGGCAAGATAATGAACCTTTGCCCGGAGTAAATGTGGTGGTAAAGGGTACCACCAATGGTACTATTACTGATCTGGATGGTCAGTTCGTTCTAAATGTTCCTTCAGATTGTGTTTTACTTGTCTCTTATATAGGTTATAAGAGACAAGAAATAGCGGTGAAGAATTCTAGATCTTTTCGTATAGTGTTACAGGAAGACACAGAAACATTAAATGAAGTGGTGGTTGTGGGCTATGGCGTTCAGAAAAAGAGCGTTGTGACAGCTGCTATTAGTAGGGTAAGTGCCGATGAATTAAATGCGGCAAAACCTTCTCGGGTTGAAGATGCTTTAAAAGGAAAAGTTTCCGGTGTTCAGATTACACAAAGTTCCGGACAACCGGGTTCTGACTCTAAGGTACGTATCCGTGGTATTGGTACGGTCAATAACAGTGATCCACTGTATATTGTAGATGGAATGCCTGTGGATGGTGGCATTAATTATTTGAATCCTGTAGATATTCAATCAGTGGAAATACTTAAGGATGCTGCATCCGCTGCTATTTATGGTGCTCGTGCTGCCAATGGTGTGGTATTGGTTACTACAAAAAGCGGTACAACGGGTAAGACTACGATTAATTATGATTTCAGTTATGGCTGGCAAAATCCGTGGAAGAAGAAATCGGTATTGAATGCTACGGAGTATATGACAATCATGAATGAAATGGATGTCAATGATGGCAATGCGCCCCGTTATACTCAGGAACAAGCTACTTCTGCCGGTAAAGGAACAGACTGGCAAGATGAAACATTTAACTATGATGCTCCTATTCAGCAGCATCAGGTAAGTATCAGCGGTGGTAGTGATAAGGCGCAATATTTTCTTTCATTAGGTTATTTCAACCAAGAAGGTATTGTGGGTGGTAATTATGGCAAATCTAATTATGAACGTTGGAGTTTACGTTCCAATACTACTTATACCGTATTTGAAGATAATACCCGCAAATTTCTGAATAAGCTGAAAGTCGGTGTGAACATTGGCTATTCAAGAGGAACTTCCACTGGCATTGAAGCGAATTCCGAGTATGGCTCAATCTTAGGTAGTGCTGTTGCATTTTCTCCGTTAGTATCTGTCTATGCTGATAACGTCACCAAGATAGGTCGGCAAATTGCTGGTGAGACGGTGGAGAAAACGGCTGCTGGATGGATTTTATACGATTATCCTACTGCCGTGACCGATAAGAATGGCAATGTATTTTCCCTTCCCCCCACTGGCTATCAGGAATTGGCAAATCCCGTAGCACAGTTGAATTCACCTTCGGTTACTAAGAACAATGAAGACAAGTTTGTCGGTTCGTTTTGGGCTGAATTAGCTATTCTTCCGGGCTTGAAGCTGAAAAGTAGCTATGGCGCGGATCTGGCTTTCTGGGGCGCCGACGGTTACGGCTTTAAATACTACATGGGCTCTATGAAGAAAAATGAGCAAAGTTGGGTACAAAGCGAAATGAATCGTGGCTTCAAGTGGCAGGTTGAAAATGTATTGACTTATAATGCGACATTTGCAGCAAAGCATAATTTGACGGTAGTGCTGGGACAATCTGCACAGAAGTACAGTGTACGTAAGTTAGGTGGGAATGATTATGACCTGTTGGAAACAGATCCAAGTAAGGCGAATATCAACTCAGCAATTGGTGACCGTGACCTGGAAAGGGTTTGGGGAGGTACGGACGGCTATAATTTTACGGCTTTGGCCTCTTATTTCGGACGCCTGGATTATAATTTCGCGGAGCGTTACATGTTACAATTGACACTACGCCGCGATGGATCCTCTCGTTTCGGATCGAATCACAAGTGGGCTACTTTTCCTGCTGTATCTGTCGGTTGGAACATTTGGAATGAACCTTATTTGGAAAGCTTAAAACCAGATTGGTTTGACTCTTTCAAAATACGAGCCAGTTGGGGTAGGAATGGTAATGAAAATATTGGTAATTTCCGTTATGCCGCTTTGATGGATGGTGGACAGAACTATTACTTTGGTGGTGGATATAGTGTAAAAGACAAGAGTAAGGGGGGGGTGATGCAGTACGGTTCTTCGCCGGCTGCCCTTGCCAATGCTAACATTAAGTGGGAAGAGTCCGAACAGATAGATTTGGGTTTTGATGCTCGTTTTTTTAACACCAAATGGAATTTTGGCTTTGATTATTTCAAGAAGAAAACAAATGGTATGTTGATGGATCAGCCGATTCCGAGTTATGTAGGCCAGAGTGCTCCGATGTCTAATTTGGGTAAGATGGAAAACTGGGGTGTCGAGTTCGAAACAGGTTGGAAACAGACTCTTAAAGACTTCAGCTATCATATCTCTGCGAATGCCTCGTACTTAAAGAACAAATTGATTAATTTGGGTAATGCTTCCGGTGAAACTAATTATGAAAGTGCCGGTGCTTCTGGAGTCGGCGATTATGTACATGCTAAGAATGGAGAGCTTTGGCCTTATTTTTATGGTATGAAGACGAATGGTCTATTTCAAAATCAGGCAGAAGTTGATGCTTACATAAATGATAAGGGAGAGAAAATGCAAGCGGATGCAAAACCGGGTGATGTAAGATTTGTAGATTACAATAAGGATGGCAAAGTAAATGATGATGATAGAACTAAGATCGGTAAAGGTATGCCTGACTGGACATTCGGTCTTACACTTGGTGCCGAGTGGAAAGGATTTGATGTGAATTTGTTCTTCCAGGGTACTCTTGGTAATGACATCTTTGACTTTGCACAGCGCGGTGACATTCCTGCTATGAATCGTCCGAGCTGGATACTTGACCGTTGGATGGGAGAAGGTACTTCTAATAAAATACCTCGCATGACCTCGGCTAATTCGAATAAGAACTGGCGTTCTTCTGATCTGTATGTAAAAGATGGTTCATACATGCGCCTGAAAACAGCCCAGCTTGGCTATACTCTACCGGTTTTCTTAACTAAGAAATTTTCCGTTCAAAGATTGAGAGTATACGTTTCTGCCGAGAATTTGATTACGATCACTGGCTATGATGGTTTTGACCCTGAACTGGCATCTGGTAATTATACGACTTTGGGCGTTGATAAAGGGATTTATCCGCAATCGAGAACAATCTCTCTAGGTGCAAATATTACTTTCTAA
- a CDS encoding FAD:protein FMN transferase, which produces MEKKKSRTQLLWLIPLIVGTIYIIRREQQTPYNNIEGLIFGTVYHVTYQYDGDLKPEIEKAFKRFDASLSMFNDTSVISRINQNKEVVPDTFFINVFKRSMEISKETDGAFDITVAPLVNAWGFGFEKNKQVDSLTIDSLRKITGYRKIALKDGKIVKQDPRMMLDCSAIAKGYASDIIAHLLEKNGVKNYMVEIGGEIVAKGHNNQKEAWRIGINKPVDDSLSQNQELQSILQLTNVGMATSGNYRNFYYKDGKKYAHTIDPSTGYPVQHNLLSATVVAQDCMTADALATAFMVMGLEKAEVFANAHPEIEACFIYSDKNGKLKNYFTKNMKKYVVE; this is translated from the coding sequence ATGGAAAAGAAAAAATCAAGAACGCAGTTACTGTGGCTCATCCCTTTGATTGTGGGAACAATTTATATTATCCGGCGAGAGCAGCAAACTCCTTACAATAATATTGAAGGACTTATTTTCGGAACTGTCTATCATGTCACCTATCAATATGACGGAGATTTAAAACCTGAGATAGAAAAAGCCTTTAAACGTTTTGATGCCTCCTTATCTATGTTTAATGACACTTCAGTGATTTCCCGCATCAACCAAAACAAAGAAGTCGTACCGGATACATTCTTCATCAACGTGTTCAAACGTTCCATGGAAATCTCAAAAGAGACAGACGGAGCATTTGATATCACTGTAGCCCCTTTGGTAAATGCTTGGGGATTCGGGTTCGAGAAGAACAAACAGGTAGACAGCCTGACTATTGATAGTTTACGTAAAATAACAGGTTACCGGAAGATTGCTCTTAAAGATGGAAAGATCGTAAAACAGGACCCACGAATGATGCTCGATTGCAGCGCAATAGCTAAAGGATATGCCAGTGACATTATCGCTCATTTATTAGAAAAGAATGGGGTGAAGAATTATATGGTTGAGATTGGCGGTGAGATTGTGGCTAAGGGACATAATAACCAAAAAGAAGCTTGGCGCATAGGAATCAATAAACCGGTAGACGACTCGCTCTCACAAAACCAAGAGCTCCAAAGCATCCTTCAACTAACCAATGTGGGTATGGCTACCTCCGGCAACTATCGCAATTTCTACTATAAAGATGGAAAGAAATATGCGCATACCATCGATCCCTCAACCGGTTATCCGGTGCAGCATAACCTATTGTCGGCAACAGTTGTTGCACAAGATTGCATGACGGCAGATGCGTTGGCTACGGCCTTCATGGTTATGGGGTTAGAAAAAGCAGAAGTTTTTGCAAATGCACATCCGGAAATAGAAGCTTGTTTTATTTACAGCGACAAAAATGGCAAACTAAAGAATTATTTCACCAAAAACATGAAGAAGTATGTAGTGGAATAA
- a CDS encoding DMT family protein yields MSQGFYSILLLIVSNVFMTFAWYGHLKLQEAKMISSWPLFGVILFSWFIALFEYCAQVPANRLGFQGNGGPFSLMQLKVIQEVITLLIFTVFSTVFFKGEALHWNHLAAFACLVLAVYFVFMK; encoded by the coding sequence ATGTCACAAGGTTTTTATTCGATATTGTTACTGATTGTGTCAAACGTGTTTATGACGTTTGCGTGGTACGGCCACTTGAAATTGCAAGAGGCCAAAATGATAAGTAGCTGGCCTCTTTTTGGAGTGATTTTATTTTCATGGTTTATCGCACTTTTTGAGTATTGCGCTCAGGTGCCCGCCAATCGTTTAGGTTTTCAAGGCAATGGCGGACCATTCTCTTTGATGCAGCTAAAGGTGATTCAAGAAGTGATTACCCTTCTTATTTTCACCGTTTTTTCTACGGTTTTCTTTAAAGGAGAGGCATTGCATTGGAATCATTTGGCGGCTTTTGCCTGTTTGGTACTGGCTGTTTATTTCGTGTTTATGAAGTAG
- a CDS encoding DUF4199 domain-containing protein: MTENRNYLQKYAMHFGTYMGAYWVLKFILFPLGLTIPFLLFLFIGLTLGVPFMGYYYARMYRNKICGGEISFVQAWIFTVFMYMFAALLTATAHFIYFRFIDQGFIINTYTVLLDNALQAGVPGMGTYISQFKEAMEVLRSLSPIDITLQLLSQNVFYGSILAIPTALVVMKKKKIA, from the coding sequence ATGACAGAAAACAGAAATTACTTGCAAAAATATGCCATGCATTTCGGCACTTATATGGGAGCATACTGGGTGCTTAAGTTTATCTTATTCCCATTAGGACTAACCATCCCGTTCTTGCTATTCCTATTTATAGGCTTGACATTGGGAGTGCCATTTATGGGATACTACTATGCCCGAATGTATCGCAACAAAATATGTGGCGGAGAAATTAGTTTCGTGCAAGCATGGATATTTACCGTATTCATGTACATGTTTGCTGCATTGCTCACAGCCACGGCGCATTTCATCTATTTCCGGTTTATAGATCAAGGATTCATTATCAACACCTATACTGTTTTATTAGATAATGCTTTGCAAGCAGGCGTACCGGGAATGGGAACTTATATAAGTCAATTTAAAGAAGCAATGGAAGTTCTTCGTTCGCTCTCTCCTATTGACATCACGCTGCAATTACTTTCACAGAATGTGTTCTACGGAAGCATCCTGGCTATTCCCACAGCATTGGTTGTAATGAAGAAAAAGAAAATTGCATAA